One genomic window of Sphingomonas sp. C3-2 includes the following:
- a CDS encoding class II aldolase/adducin family protein, with protein sequence MEMSKRRIPTLEELAPMPGRYPLIPDLTPRQEVALLCRALHREGYDDHIAGHITLAEPDGSFLVNPWELAWDELTASDIIRVDASGRVIEGAWNVTPAIGLHLAVHQRRHSLRVVIHNHSRLGSVWAASGRVPPVYDQTSGQVDEDPVLYDEYAGTVDGAEEAQAAADALGQGKWALLKNHGVFIVADNIRQAHLRAITLEHRCRLAWQVEMLGGGQPITNPEALRVVQMSDPMGFPFLWEAMARREIRLDPSVLD encoded by the coding sequence ATGGAAATGTCGAAGCGGCGCATCCCGACACTTGAAGAACTGGCGCCGATGCCGGGCCGTTACCCGCTGATCCCGGATCTGACGCCCCGTCAGGAAGTGGCCTTGCTATGCCGCGCGCTGCACCGCGAAGGCTATGACGATCATATTGCCGGGCACATCACGCTGGCCGAGCCGGATGGCAGCTTTCTGGTCAATCCCTGGGAACTCGCCTGGGACGAACTGACCGCATCCGACATCATCCGCGTGGATGCCAGTGGGCGGGTTATTGAAGGCGCATGGAACGTGACGCCGGCCATCGGGCTCCATCTGGCCGTGCACCAGCGTCGCCATAGTCTGCGCGTCGTGATCCACAATCATTCGCGCTTGGGGTCGGTCTGGGCGGCATCCGGGCGGGTGCCGCCGGTCTATGACCAGACATCCGGTCAGGTCGATGAGGATCCGGTATTGTACGATGAATATGCCGGGACCGTCGATGGCGCCGAAGAGGCGCAGGCCGCCGCCGATGCGCTTGGCCAGGGAAAATGGGCGCTGCTGAAAAATCACGGCGTGTTCATTGTCGCCGACAATATCCGCCAGGCGCATTTGCGCGCGATCACGCTGGAGCATCGTTGCCGTCTGGCCTGGCAGGTCGAGATGCTGGGGGGAGGGCAGCCGATCACCAATCCGGAGGCCTTGCGCGTCGTCCAAATGTCTGATCCGATGGGGTTTCCGTTCCTGTGGGAGGCGATGGCACGGCGCGAGATTCGCCTGGATCCGTCGGTGCTCGACTGA